In Nitrospira sp., one DNA window encodes the following:
- a CDS encoding type II secretion system protein: MSEGGFTLIEILVTMAIIVLLASVAMPLSKISTKRAQEIELRQHLRTIRGAIDLFKMEWNRDGDVLLGAVCLKNRLVCKEITGQYGYPKSLDTLLGVQLSGEEATVRGTTVRRYLRVMPIDPLTGKSDWALRCYKDRPKPSSWCGEDVYDVMTQREGLALDGTKYQDW, translated from the coding sequence GTGAGCGAGGGCGGGTTCACACTCATCGAGATTCTCGTCACCATGGCAATCATTGTACTCTTGGCTTCGGTCGCCATGCCGTTGAGCAAGATATCAACGAAAAGAGCCCAGGAGATTGAGCTGCGCCAACATCTTCGGACCATTCGCGGCGCAATCGATCTGTTCAAAATGGAATGGAATCGCGATGGAGATGTCTTACTTGGAGCGGTCTGTCTGAAGAATAGGTTGGTGTGTAAGGAAATCACAGGGCAGTACGGCTATCCGAAGTCCCTCGATACTCTGTTAGGAGTACAGCTGTCGGGAGAAGAGGCGACGGTTCGAGGCACCACGGTAAGGCGCTATTTACGGGTGATGCCAATCGACCCACTCACAGGTAAATCCGATTGGGCTCTGCGTTGTTACAAAGATCGTCCGAAGCCGTCTAGCTGGTGCGGTGAAGATGTCTACGATGTGATGACACAAAGAGAGGGGTTGGCACTCGATGGTACCAAGTACCAGGATTGGTAA